In Montipora capricornis isolate CH-2021 chromosome 4, ASM3666992v2, whole genome shotgun sequence, the DNA window aaccgaataattgttttattatacatttttcacataattcatcctcagaaacagaagcaaagcgttcagccattttgtttctgaggagaacactccaaggggcttagtaaccaggcagacgttgaacttgacattataaatgtaatatctgcagcagatattacatttatcatgtcaagttcacaagctattgtgaatttaTTCAAttctctcgaccaatcagatttttcatagtgagtctgatgtataataataattattattagtaggtAGTTCATGGCCTGGCTATGCCACAACCTAGATAAAACTATTTAATGGGGAATGATGAGtcagtgagtgagtgattaacccattgactcccaggggttccccattgacgagtacaatcgtctggcgttagacagtgtcaaatactaagtctggctggtttagaccggtttggacgtcaaagggttaaaacaaTATTTGCGGTGTTGATAGTGCTAGTGATTTCAGATGAGAGTGTTATGCATCCTTTAAGCAATTCAACGCCTGGTGTTAAGGGAATTGCAGCAACACAGAAAGTTTCAAGTCAAAGCTCTGGTCAAAAGGTGTGTTGCAGTCAATGATAATTACTGAGTTTTGCCTACATGTATCATTGACTATCTTGGTTATCATCAACAATCATTCACTTTGAACATGTTAAAATTCTGGGATATAGGAGTTCGATAGTGATAGGTGGGCTAAAGATTTAAAGTGCCTTACTGGTGCAAGACTCTCCTACATTTTTCACTTCTTACAATCATGTAATTAGAAGGTAGAAAAACACCCACCAAGACCTCCAGCAGCAAAGTTAACAACAGGCAATCTACCCATCTCAGCTGTCCTCTGAAGGAGCTCAAAGGGCACTCTTAACTCCTTGGCATAAGTATACAGTTCGGCCTTGTCCAGTGATTGAGCATGGCGAATCTGATTGCGTATTGTTCTTGCATGCCGAACGGCTTCAgcaacatcacctaaaagatgcAATTCCTTATGTTATTAGATACCTTTAGATTTAATGAATATGTTCACGCCTCATAAATGGAAATTATAGTATTTTGCagcaaacaaaattattatcatacaatcataataaattattaaaaccTTAGAAAACAGTGAGGAAATAAAAGTAACTCCAAGCTGCAGCTTTGCTTTGTGAATGACAtaaaaatgatttgttctaTTCTGGCAAGGCTTCCTTATGACTTCTGACAAAGATTGTAGTTTCTCTGGAGGGTCTCACCTGTCCCTGCCTGTCCTTTTGTTCTTATCATTGCTGCTCCTTCCGCAATTCTTCTTAGAGCTTCTCCAAGATCTCTTGCTCCACAAACAAAGGGAACTGTAAACTTGTGTTTATCAATGTGGTTTGCCTCATCAGCTGGAGTCAACACTGTTATCAGTCAGAATAAAAATTTAATCACATGTGTCAATACCTATGAAATACTAACAGAATTTCAGATAAATTTTAGGGGCATGGTACTGTCCCACATGGAATCAGAGAAGTTAGTGATTAAAATCTCTTATTACATGATCACTCAAGGCAGGTGTCCAGTTTTGCCCTTTTTTCTTACAACAGGAGCAtacaacagtgaatctttcattctttatCTTTACAAAATTATCGACAGTTTGTATCAATCTAGTTATGACGATACTTTGCCCTTACTGTtcaacgtgaacaagatggagtATTACTTATTACCAAATACTTTAGACAgcataaagttattattttgaAGTTAGGTTTTGTTGCTGTAGCTGTCATTGTTTCTCTGACAAGCTCCTTGATGTTTATTTTGGAGGCAGTGTCACCTGGTGGTAAATCAGGCCTAGTGTTTCAGCcacatatttacatgtacaatctGCTGGTCCAGGGCTTACGCTCTTCTCCGACCTCACCGAGACTTGTTTTGGCAGTCCCAGGTTCAAGTCCTTGGCAGGGCTTGTAACATAAGATAATAGCCAACTGTTCAGCTTTATGCCAGTTGGGATTTCTTACAGGCAGGGTGGGTGCAGTGGCCAGCTGAGCActcttccaccaatgtggcatGGTCCAGTATGTATGGGTCAAGTTTGTTGCttcttctctactctgctctgaggtTTTCCTCTTGGTGATCTGGTTTCCCCTTTTGTCAAAAcccaacattaaattttgatttGATGTGCTTCAcgatttcaaataatttgattttatttacaGTCTCCCCAAGCAATTGTGCTCGGCTAAATCAGCTTGAGATTTCAAGATGTACAGTGATCActgtcatcatcaccatcattgctgatttcttgtcaaactactAATTTGTATCGTTAGTTTTCATGCCaaatgaataatatttttttgtttcactggGCAGGAAAAGACCCATTGAGGAAAAGGGCCAtttaggtaaagtctgcttatgagccaagtggcccattaggctGGAGCTTATCCAGATTCTGGAGCTTATCCGGATTTTGTTGCATTGCGCGCCTAATTGGCGACACGTATTTTTCTGAGCTCCGCAATTTTAGTTAAATTTTACCATTTCTACGAGGTTTTTTTATCACTGGAAACCATTCTAACGTTCTTATATTTCATCTTAAACTTTATAATGAAGTTTGCTTATTCAAGTTTGGCTTTATCGATGCTGCTTGCTTCTCTTCGCCGAGTATCACTTCAACAATGTTTGAATTCTTCAACTCGCTGTTACACTCCACTCTACATGAAAGAGATCAAGCGTTTTGCTTCACAGACTGGCCTCCTTCCTAAGCTGTCAACAGATGCTATTAATACCATGAAAGAACttggaattactaaaatacatCGAGGCTGTCGTAGTGGTATTAAAGTCAAACTTCGGCgaatgaaaaaccaaaatttgcatattcctGTGCGAATCACTCAACTGGAAAGAAAAACCATCAAGCGTATACCTAGTCATTCAACCATTAACCGGGATAATCTACTCGTAATCGACCGTCCCGTATCATTACCAGTATCTGCCAACGCAAAGATCAAGTTCGGCTTATGGAATGCACAATCAATAAACAAGAAATCAGCATTGGTTACGGACATTATTCTATCCAACCGCCTGGACATGTTTGCCATCACTGAAACGTGGATTAAAGCTAATGAAAACAACTCATCAGTTACACAAATTCTTCATGCCCTTAATGATTTCTCTGTGATCCAAATCCCAAGAACTACATCTAAAGGTGGTGGATTAGCTTTGTTCTATAGAAAAGCATTTACAATAACAGCAATGCCTGGACCAAGTTTTCAATCATTTGAACATATCGATCTTTCAATTACCTATGAGAAATTGAACTTCCAAATGGTATTAATTTATAGGCCACCTCCATCAACCAAGAACAAACTCACGATACCGATGTTCTTTGATGATTTCCACAAACTTTTGGATACATTGGATGATTACTACCAACATCCTGTGATTCTTGCTGGTAATTTTAATCTCCATCTTGACAATCCTCAAGATTCTAATGTCTCTAGATTCCTTGATATACTGGACTCTGCTAACTTGCTACAACATATTACTACTCCCACTCATAAACGTGGCCACACCTTGGATCTTCTGATATCTCGTGCTGAAGAAAACCTCGTTCACGATATCAAAGTTCTTCCCGATATCTATTCCGACCACCGTGTAATTACATCTACACTGAATTATTCAAAGCCTCCGATAACAGACGTCCTTGTAACCTACAGGGCAGTGAAGAATATAGACTACAACAAACTTCAATCCGATGTTGCTGAACTATTCCCAAATCCTGACGCATTTGATGGATTACGCCTTGAAACACTCGTTACTACATATCATGAATCCCTCAGCTCCACGTATGACAAGTATGCTCCTATCATTACAAGATCTATCAAGTACCGTCCACATGCTCCTTGGTTTACTAATGAACTTCGCAATGAGAAGCGTGAGAAACGTCGCCTTGAACGTAGGTTCAGGAAATCTGGCCTCACTGTTCACAAATTAATGTTTGAAGCCAAATGTGCTGATTATAATAACCTACTGGAACAGTCTAAGACCAAATACTATACTTCCAAGATCGACCAATCTGATCGTAATCAGCTATTCAGACTTATTGACCGTCTATTCTATTCAAGGAATACTGCATTGCCGACCTACTCTTCACTTGATCAACTTGTTGAAGAATTTAATGAGTACTTTATTTACCGCATCAATGATATCAGGGCCAAACTTATTCCTAATGATACGCTGCCGTCGTTCATTGATCGATCACCTTCATCAGATCTCAAATTTACATGTTTTATTCCTCCATCAGATACGCAAATGCGAGAAATACTACCAGCGCTGACTAACAAGACCAGTGTTCTGGATCCAATGCCTACCCATATAATAAAGGAGTATTCATCCACCTTGTTACCTGTTCTGAAGAACATTGTTACGATCTCTCTTGCTGAAGGCCTTTTCCCAGAGTCACTGAAAACATCTATAATACGACCGAAATTGAAAAAGCCTGACCTGGACAAAGAAACATTAAAGAACTACAGACCTTTGGCGAACATCTCCTTCCTGAGTAAAGTCATCGAGAAAGCTGTCGCTATTCAAACTTACAGTTATCTCAATACTCATGACCTACTTCCTAACTTCCAATCAGCATACCGTCAATACCACTCAACTGAAACTGCTCTTATCCGCGTTACAAATGACATCCTTGTAACCGTTGACTCCAATGTAGATGTCGTTTTACTACTATTGGATTTATCAGCTGCCTTTGACACTTTGGATCACTCCATATTGTTACGCCGCTTAGAAACTTATTTTGGTTTTACTGGATCTGTTTTGGAATGGTTTTCCTCATACTTGCGTGGTAGATCACAATCAGTTATGATTGAATCAAAGACTTCCACTTCAAAATCTCTTGAATTTGGCGTCCCTCAAGGTTCGATTTTAGGACCTCTGCTGTTTATACTCTACATTGCCCCTCTCCAAGATGTCATAGCTACCTATAATCTTAGCTACAtgttctatgctgatgataacCAACTTTACATAGCAGTCAATCCCAAGGAAACACCGCAAGTCTCACTTGACAAGCTACGAGAGTGTACTCAAGCCATTCTTCATTGGAATACCCAAAACATGTTGTCAACAAATCCAGGAAAAACAGAGGTGATTCACTTCACATCACGGTTTCAGAAACAACCTATTGCTCTTGACACGTTCAAATTTGCTAATACTGATGTAACTGTTTCTGACAAAGTCCGAAACCTTGGCGTCATCATGGATAAAAATCTGTAATTTACTAATCATATTAATGATATGTGCAAGAAAGCTACACTGGCAATTCGTTCTATCGGCCGAATACGCAAATATCTTCCCAATGATGGAATTAAGCGTTTGGTCAATGCTCTGGTCATGTCTCGACTTGATTACTCAAACAGTCTACTCTACGGCCTCCCAAAGTACCAGATAGATAAACTTCAGAGACTGCAAAACACCGCAGCACGATTAGTGGCTGGTACAAGACGATCAGATCATATTAAGCCCGTCCTGAAAGACCTACACTGGCTGCCAATTCAGTCTAGAATAATTTTCAAGATTCTACTGATGTCCTACAAAATCATTCATGGACTTGCACCGAAGTATCTGACATCCCTCATCCAAATACATCAACAATCACGCAAGCTCCGTTCTTCCAACCGCTGTCTATTGGCTGTACCTTTTTCACGACCTAGAACGACTACGTATGGTGATCGGAGCTTTATACACACAGCCCCTAAATTATGGAACAATATCCCTGAAGAAGATCAAACAAGCAGAAACAATATCTATTTTCAAAACCAGACTGaagtcttttcttttcaaaaactatttttCGCCTTAGAcgtcattattttattcataacatttgGTTGTATTGTTAGCGCATAGAGTTTGGATATGCGTTTCTAAGAaccttatattattattattattattattatcccggtttctgtggcatgaagggactaggagtatttctactccaccctggatgggatgctagttcTCCGAGGGGAGAATGATGATTGAGCAAAGATATAGGGATGGCAAGATCTTCTGTAAATGTCGCGTTCAGAATCTGCTAATCTAATTAGTGAAAGTGATGACAGATGGTTCCGCCTCTTTTATTGCTAGTGTAAATAAACACTAAACAGCGTGGGAATATCTATGTGCATGTAGAATTCAATCAACTATTCGGAAAGGAAACCACAGAAAAACTACTGTATTTAACTTAATTTAATGTTGGGAGTGTTCTGGCAAGTTTCGACCGTGTGATGTTCGGGACAAATTCTTGTTTAGAATGGACAACTCGTCATCTATCAATATATCAGTGAAGTCAGGATACAGAGCCTGCTCTGCTGAAAAGATGACTTAATGACCTACAACAAATTCCTCTGACTTCTTCTCGAAGGCAGCAACCCATGGATAGATAcggtaataataattgtttgacCGAATCTGGTCTTCGGTGATGATCAGACAAGGAACTATTACCAGGATCAATGGAGTTTGATTTGGGACACTCGTATTCTTTAAGATTACAAAGCTCTCATAAAAAATGTTCTTGCCAAAACCAGTTGGTAGCACAGCCATAACATACTTGCCTGATAAGAGAGCTTTGACTGCAAGTTTCTGTTCTTGTTTGGATTCAATGTGTTGACCATTTGATCAAAACTGTAAAAGCAGTATTGAGTTTCTCTTTTCCCAAGGAAAATGCAAGACAGATTGGCATCATAATCTGACGAGAAGTTCACTGTCAACGGAGCAATCCAAATTTCCCattgctggtgcaacgggatATTCTGAACGCATCAGTTACAGAAGATCATGCAGTCCCTATATCTTTGCTCAATCACCCTTCTCCCCCTCGGCTCGCTTGTGTGACCAAGCGGGCGGTTCAATTAACTCAGAGGGGACTGTGAGCAGTCTactggagagaggcaccgtgagaataAAGTGTCTCGCCCACAAACACAACACACAATGTCCAcagccaggacccaaacccggaccactggCTCCGGAGTCAAGTGGTCATTTAACGTCACATTGTTGGCTATGTACAACATACTGTGGTGCGCATGTTCAACTTCATGAATCTACACTAAATCCTCTCACACCAAGAACGGTCAGAAAAAATGCTGCCCTAGTGTCTTGATAAAGatttgattcactgatgacacACTACTTACCTTCTGATTCATCAATCATGTCCACACCAATCGCCTCAAGGATCTGTGCCTCGGCAAAATGACCAATTCTGGCCTTTGCCATCACAGGTATAGTGACAGCATTCatgatctcttttgttctctGAATATAAAGGGTCAAATTTATTACCATTAGAATGACATTTTGAACTATACTTTAGAAGACTGTAAATAATTGTAGCATGACAGGAACAAGTGCAAGTGCATTCCTCTTCCAACTGTAGTACAAAGCAACCTCTGTTTGAAGAAAATCTATTGCTTTCTATCTTGTGTCCCTGTGGTATGCTTCATAATCATCCCTTCATCTCAATGGAAGAAATATTAGCCTGACACTAACAGATATCAATTACTAGCTGTGTAGAAAGACTACTACAAGAATACTTCTCTTTGCACCTATTTTGTTATCGGCAGTTGCTTACTTGTAAATCTTAAAGACAACTGCTAAGATCTTTGCATAATCTTATCTCCACTTCAGATTTCACACTTTTATTCCATTTAGTCCTTTCAGAGGAACACAAGAGTCCAACAAAAAGACCTGCTACAGCTGTACCAAGGGATGTAAGCTGATTAGTTATGGTTTCTCAAGCAAGGGTATTTAAAAAGGGTCCCCCACCATTTAAAAGTTAAAGTCACCGTTATGTATCTTTAAACATGTTGTAGCTCAGGAATAATACCATattgtaataaaaaataatagtactaaatattttgtaaacaGAGCACACATTGATAAATTCTCTTAGTTTCATCCCCCATCTTTCTCAACCCTGGCTTTCTTACAAGTACCTTCATGAAACAAAAAACCTGTACCATCTTCCCCTTGCTACCTGCCTACAAAAAAGGCTGTGGAAATGTCCTGTACCTTGGGATCTGTCATTCTTGCTACACCTCCTTGTTTACGGATATCCGCGGGAACTCTCTCCAATGACATCACAGCACAGGCCTGTAAAAATAAACTTACTCCCCTTaatcttaaaagaaaaaaaattgatgactGGGTGCTTCTAGGCTGATTACCCAACTTTCATATAACAACTACTGGCATTCATTCACATTGTTTTAAACGTTAGATTAGTATTGCCCTGCCAGACCTTCATTTTGCCGAACAGGACCTAAGCATTACTTACATACCCCAGCCTTCTCAGCCACCCGCGCTTGTTCTGCAGTTGTGACATCCATTATAATTCCACCTTTTGCCATTTGAGCCAGTCCTGCTTTCACCTTGAAAGTTCCTACAAACAGCAAAAATTAAGATTTTACATCTAATAAAATacttacaaaaataatattgtaaacagagttcatttttttcaaacGCATGGATCTGGGAAACTTAACATTTTTTAGTTTATTGGTATTTGCCGGATGTAGAAACTGCTTATAGTGTATTTAAGTGTAGGTTACAGGTTGCAGGTTGGGGTTGTAGGTCATTGTTTTGCCATAACTGAAATAAcccaaacctttgcaaaaatgcTAACCACAAGgcttactacgaaaaccaccgatctgtggaacgGGCCCAAATTAATGAGTCACTGCCCTGCCCACTTTCGTTAaaaattttgatgaaattcctttccctaGGGCTTAAGGTGTACAAAACAACcgcaacaatggaaaaacacgttttcaaaatttatctctgttttcttaggcaattgcaaaaaaaactTCCCACAAAGAAACCTGTGGTGGAGTCTCCCCCTTTTCCGATAATGTCTagtataatcttcattctcaagtaTTCTCAAAAAGCTTTTCCACGATTATAGAGCGTTCCATATGCGCTCAGTTCTGCCGTTACCtcttaagaatttgaactatttacaagcgaaagtggGTGGGACAGAGACACGTAAATTCACGCCCATTCATACCTGCAGTTTACACTCTCTAGCTTACAGAAAAGAACACTAAAGTACACTGACAGGAGATGGAAACAGGGAAAAAGCTCCAGTTGACTTTCAACACCTAAAgttgcacttttttaaaatatcatcatcatcagggcTAAATTCACTCCTGGtgtaagaaaaatgaaataaccCCACACTGTTAACACTTTTCACCAAATTATGTTGATAAAGCAGAATTATATTCACTTGCAAATGCTGTGGTTCTTATTGTGATTATGAATATTAGACagcgaaaaatcaaaattgaattggtttgaaaatttttaaacccagaaaaaatttgaaccacaaccTAAGCAATgtggaacaataattattggagAATTTCCAACTCCTGTTACTTTTAGGGTGGACAAAAAAACCTCACCTGTTTTGTGTGATGATGCAACATCTTTGATGGCTTGTTCTACTTTCCTGCCTTCTAAAGATAGATTACTCACTTCCAACTCTACACCTAAAGAAAAAGGAAGCATTAAGGAGAATTAtcattatctttaaaaaatcatCATAAAATCATTAATCACTTCATTAAATTTTCGTCTAACACAGCTAAAAGAATCGCAAACGAAAAAAATGGTACGGGAAAGCAAGAAGTGTCTTTTATGCGCATTATAATAGTTGATGAGTAATCGATGGGTCATTGATGAGTAATCAATTACATCAATGAGTAATCGATGTCATTGGTGAGTAATCGATAGGCCAAAAAATTTTTGGGCTTCGATTActcatcaataatattattcattgATCATAGCCAATAATCAATGACTAATCAACTGATTACTCATTGATGTCATTGATCATCGATTAGTTATGTCTGGTACCAGTTATGGCGGGTCTAAGGcaaaggtcacaggtcacaattcagtgtacatgtcactgtgctACACATAAATAGCCAACACCAAAAGTGTGTCCCTGCCCTAATCATtctacaaaaaaattgttttaggtCTAGGGgaacttttggcttagttgttcatCAGTGTAAAAAGGACATCTAGTCATTaactgtggaatgtgacctgtacTTAATAGACCCACCTTTGTCTACTTTCGACAGAAAAGGGACTCGCTGAGGAACGGTGCAATGAATTAGCTGTGTAACAGTggttttaaggatggtgcctactattgttattgcgcatacgttctgcgcatctcgagatactcggatttcctatcggtgatgcttactaagacagggatatttttgcgtggtttaaaactatccggaaaaagtagatcttagtaagtgtccttgctatccaaaaagaaaattgggggtaaccatgcattttttagagataattaagcttcaacttgagaaagaactccatacattgctttgtattttaaagctttttacaaatattattcatcaattatctttgaaaaatgcgtggttacccccaattttctttttggatttcaataacacttgttaagatcaacatttcctgcataatcacacagcggggaaaaaatatctttaattagtaggcaccgtccgtaaATGTGTAAATTGCATAACAGGTAATTGCATAACCATGGAAAGGACGAAATTGGCCGTTTTTAAACTGGAGACGCATAATCCATCCAGACGAATTATACGTCTGTCATGTTATCTGTccagtgtaaagacgggacaaACTATATGATACGCATAATTTATCTGGGACGATTGTCTAATTGAACACAATTCTTCTAGCACTTTCTCGTGATCTTCATAGGCAATCGCTGTTGGAAAGCTTCATATAATATTATACATATAAATATACGCTATCTATTAAAGTTCTTTAAGAAATTCAGTTAAACCCAATGTTAGTCCAACAGCAGAACCGTAAAAGGCGACCGGGTAAAATTATCTGCAATAATCGCTCcagcaacaaaaagcaaaaatgatGATTCGCAAGATCGCCTCTGGAGGATCTCAACCACAACCATAAAAAGCTAAATAATAAGTTCATACTTCAGTCCTCTACTCTTTATAACACTGACAAAAAACTTACCGTTACCTATGCCGTTTATTATCGGTGCTGGAACAATACTAGACATGGCTGTGAAATTCCACTTGTCTCTCCCTGAGCCACAACAATTTTCCTTACTCTGTTTGTACTCACTACGCACGTGTCATGAGAGCTTCAAATAGCGCGGGCTCGTTGTATGTAGGAGTAGGGGGAGTAGGGTCGGAGAAAGTACAAAATGATAAgactaaaaagaaaataaagaggtAATTTTAGGAACTTTTCAAAAACTTCGATTGATCTTTAATCGTTTAAAACTCATAAGCACCAAATTTTGAATGTCATGATCGGTCACGTAACTCTCTTTCGATGAACAAGGTACCAAATTTACATTTTCCCTCCCCTCCCTGCAAAAGAGTATCTGCATTATGCAACATTACCACTGTTTGCAACATCCAACATGGAGGAGCCTCGAGCGAAATTGAGAATTGGTGTTTTGGCAATTCAAGGTGCCTTCTTTGAGCATAGAGCAGCGCTTACCAAAGCTCTGAACAACTCATCATTAAGCAAAGATTTTGATCTTGAAGTCAGGGATGTCAAAGAATCTTATCAACTGAACGATTTGAACGGACTTATTTTGCCTGGAGGGGAAAGTACAACGATGAGTTTGTTTCTTCAATCTAGTAAATTTGAGGACGTTTTGAAAAAATGGATAACTTCCAAAGAAAACCCTAAAGTTGTGTGGGGGACATGTGCAGGCCTTATTTTGCTGTCTAACAACATTGAAGGTCAAAAACAGGGAGGACAATCAAAGGTATAATTATGTTAACTAATGCTGGTTTTGGGTTGCGCAAGGGCTCGGTTTTCCCTTCCTTAAGAGTACAATGGTGTGCACTATAAATTTTGTGCAGGTAGCTAGGGTTACCATAACAGGGGATTAGTCTTCCAAATTGGGTTGTTGTATAACTGGGGTTAATTATTTTCAAAACGCCAAAAATTGATGGTTTTCATCTGATGTCACGGCGGCTATGACAACGCAGTTCAGTAAAATTTGACTACctgttattatgcaaaacgtgtGGGGCCgttttctatttaacaaatagattccatgttgccgtgcgtctgttcagtaatagatcacagatgacgtcaaaatttggtaagaacaaaaaggtggcacacgaggcgatagccgagtgtgtcactgatgttcttaccacattttgacgtcttctgtgatctattactgaacagacccacggcaacatggaatctatttgttttatataataaagaattaaactttattcgcataaaagcttaTGGTGAcatcaatcgtgcgtctgtcctctaatagatcataggcaagaaccaatcaaaatctgtgaataacttgggttattttataatgttttgtacaccaacttGGCTGTTggatcacgtggatgcaaaccaaaaTTTCCCTGGCTTGGCACCGATCCTGTCTGAGGAACTCAATCTAATTTAGTGGCAGGAATTGGGTAAAAAGAGCATCGTCAGAAAAGCAGATGTCACCTCATAGAGaatgcatgttttatgagtcaaatgagtcaatgagtcaatgagtcatgagtcaatgagactcacagtcaatatagcaataatttgttgattaacgctaagccctcgtttcagtgattaggcctaagcactctctgaaattttagctttcattttatggtttcattaactgcactaacttgttgactcattgactcatgactcattgactcataaatacttaacactcTCCCTCATATTAGATGCATTGGTGAAGTCAACCTGGTATTTGCAGTAACTTAAgggagaggggggagggggaaggggggagggggtgacaGCATGGCCTCAGTTAGTCAAAAGGCAGATGTGCGATATCCATTAGATGGATCACAATCCTTTAGACAAGCACTGTCTAAGGTCCTGAGCAACccactggatagtgatataAAAACATGGTGTACTGGACCACCCCAGGATCAGCAGTCTTTTGTGTATTACTTTTATTGATTAGTTGATTCACTGACCAATATCAATTATTtgttattgattgattgattgattaattttgCTTTCCTTTCTGTTGTCAGATTGGTGGCATTGATGTCACAACTTCCCGGAATTTTTTTGGGAGACAGGTAAACAGCTTTGAGGCCAAAGTCAAACTTCACAAGAAACTTCTCAATAACAGCAgtgcaataaataaatgcacAGACAGTCCTGATTCTATTGCTAGTTATCATGGAGTCTTCATTAGAGCTCCTGCAGTGGTATCTGTTGACAATCCCAAAGTTGAAATTCTTGCAACCATTGATTGGCTTGAAAGGGAAGAACCTGTCGTTGTAGGAGTCTCTCAGGACAACTTGATTGGAACTGCTTTTCATCCAGAGTTAACAGAGGATACAAGATGGCATGAGTATTTCTTGAGACAAATTGTAGAGAGGACCAACTGGGGAAATAATACTGGTGTTCCAAGGACATAATAATTATGAGATAACTTTCCTGGTGGTCTGACAAAGAGGTGGAGCTCTTTGACAGGCATTGACAATCACTAGGTAGAGAAAGACCAGCATTGATACTTTCtgtgctagcagaggtctcttgcAGAGAGAAGAAATTGTGTGAACCCAGACTCTGCTAACTGGGAAGCATAAATGCAAGCAGCATGCACAGAC includes these proteins:
- the LOC138047153 gene encoding pyridoxal 5'-phosphate synthase subunit SNZERR-like isoform X3; the protein is MSSIVPAPIINGIGNELEVSNLSLEGRKVEQAIKDVASSHKTGTFKVKAGLAQMAKGGIIMDVTTAEQARVAEKAGACAVMSLERVPADIRKQGGVARMTDPKRTKEIMNAVTIPVMAKARIGHFAEAQILEAIGVDMIDESEVLTPADEANHIDKHKFTVPFVCGARDLGEALRRIAEGAAMIRTKGQAGTGDVAEAVRHARTIRNQIRHAQSLDKAELYTYAKELRVPFELLQRTAEMGRLPVVNFAAGGLATPADVALLMQLGVDGVFVGSGIFKSDNPEKRAWAMAQAVTHCNNPKKLAELSEDLGEAMFGTPVSDVRCK
- the LOC138047153 gene encoding pyridoxal 5'-phosphate synthase subunit SNZERR-like isoform X2, yielding MSSIVPAPIINGIGVELEVSNLSLEGRKVEQAIKDVASSHKTGTFKVKAGLAQMAKGGIIMDVTTAEQARVAEKAGACAVMSLERVPADIRKQGGVARMTDPKRTKEIMNAVTIPVMAKARIGHFAEAQILEAIGVDMIDESEVLTPADEANHIDKHKFTVPFVCGARDLGEALRRIAEGAAMIRTKGQAGTGDVAEAVRHARTIRNQIRHAQSLDKAELYTYAKELRVPFELLQRTAEMGRLPVVNFAAGGLATPADVALLMQLGVDGVFVGSGIFKSDNPEKRAWAMAQAVTHCNNPKKLAELSEDLGEAMFGTPVSDVRCK
- the LOC138047156 gene encoding pyridoxal 5'-phosphate synthase subunit PdxT-like — encoded protein: MEEPRAKLRIGVLAIQGAFFEHRAALTKALNNSSLSKDFDLEVRDVKESYQLNDLNGLILPGGESTTMSLFLQSSKFEDVLKKWITSKENPKVVWGTCAGLILLSNNIEGQKQGGQSKIGGIDVTTSRNFFGRQVNSFEAKVKLHKKLLNNSSAINKCTDSPDSIASYHGVFIRAPAVVSVDNPKVEILATIDWLEREEPVVVGVSQDNLIGTAFHPELTEDTRWHEYFLRQIVERTNWGNNTGVPRT
- the LOC138047153 gene encoding pyridoxal 5'-phosphate synthase subunit SNZERR-like isoform X4, with amino-acid sequence MSSIVPAPIINGIELEVSNLSLEGRKVEQAIKDVASSHKTGTFKVKAGLAQMAKGGIIMDVTTAEQARVAEKAGACAVMSLERVPADIRKQGGVARMTDPKRTKEIMNAVTIPVMAKARIGHFAEAQILEAIGVDMIDESEVLTPADEANHIDKHKFTVPFVCGARDLGEALRRIAEGAAMIRTKGQAGTGDVAEAVRHARTIRNQIRHAQSLDKAELYTYAKELRVPFELLQRTAEMGRLPVVNFAAGGLATPADVALLMQLGVDGVFVGSGIFKSDNPEKRAWAMAQAVTHCNNPKKLAELSEDLGEAMFGTPVSDVRCK
- the LOC138047153 gene encoding pyridoxal 5'-phosphate synthase subunit SNZERR-like isoform X1 → MSSIVPAPIINGIGNGVELEVSNLSLEGRKVEQAIKDVASSHKTGTFKVKAGLAQMAKGGIIMDVTTAEQARVAEKAGACAVMSLERVPADIRKQGGVARMTDPKRTKEIMNAVTIPVMAKARIGHFAEAQILEAIGVDMIDESEVLTPADEANHIDKHKFTVPFVCGARDLGEALRRIAEGAAMIRTKGQAGTGDVAEAVRHARTIRNQIRHAQSLDKAELYTYAKELRVPFELLQRTAEMGRLPVVNFAAGGLATPADVALLMQLGVDGVFVGSGIFKSDNPEKRAWAMAQAVTHCNNPKKLAELSEDLGEAMFGTPVSDVRCK